A part of Lacibacter sp. H407 genomic DNA contains:
- the glpK gene encoding glycerol kinase GlpK, with translation MTKYILALDQGTTSSRAIVFGHDGSIVSVAQKEFKQIFPQPGWVEHDPEEIWSTQLGVAAEAITKAGLSTENIHAIGITNQRETTVVWDRNTGKPVYNAIVWQDRRTADFCDELKRKNLHILIQQRTGLVVDAYFSASKVKWILDNVEGARARAEKGELCFGTVDTWLLWNLTKGQVHATDVTNASRTMLMNLQTLQWDGELEKIFNIPGNMLPQIRSSSEVFGTTQNILTATNIPIAGIAGDQQSALFGQLCTHPGMVKNTYGTGCFMLMNTGEKAVISKNNLLTTVAWKINGKTEYALEGSVFIAGAVVQWLRDGLGIIRSSTDIEKLAAKVTDSDGVYMVPAFTGLGAPYWNQHARGTIVGITRGTTAAHFAKAALDSIAYQTVDVLKAMEADSGIEIKELRVDGGATVNNLLMQFQSDLLNTAVVRPRITETTALGAAYLAGLATGYWNSIDEIQEQWQVDRKFESSMDEDKRESLMNGWKKAVKAAQSY, from the coding sequence ATGACGAAATACATTCTTGCCTTAGACCAGGGAACAACCAGCAGTCGTGCCATTGTGTTCGGGCATGATGGAAGCATTGTATCGGTTGCACAAAAAGAATTCAAACAGATATTTCCACAGCCCGGTTGGGTTGAACATGATCCTGAAGAAATCTGGAGTACACAATTGGGCGTAGCTGCAGAAGCGATCACGAAAGCAGGATTGAGCACAGAAAATATCCATGCTATTGGTATCACCAATCAACGTGAGACAACGGTGGTGTGGGATCGTAATACCGGCAAGCCGGTCTACAATGCAATTGTGTGGCAGGATCGACGCACAGCCGATTTCTGCGATGAATTGAAACGAAAAAATCTGCACATATTGATTCAACAACGAACAGGGTTGGTAGTTGATGCATACTTCAGTGCATCAAAAGTGAAATGGATCTTAGATAATGTGGAAGGCGCAAGAGCAAGAGCAGAAAAAGGTGAACTCTGTTTTGGGACTGTTGATACCTGGTTGTTGTGGAATCTTACAAAAGGACAGGTACATGCAACAGATGTAACGAATGCAAGCCGCACCATGCTCATGAATTTACAAACACTGCAATGGGATGGTGAGTTAGAAAAGATTTTCAATATACCCGGCAATATGTTGCCGCAAATACGCAGCAGCAGTGAAGTATTCGGCACCACACAAAACATACTAACGGCCACCAATATCCCTATTGCAGGCATTGCAGGCGATCAGCAGAGTGCATTGTTTGGTCAGTTGTGTACACACCCCGGCATGGTAAAGAATACTTACGGTACAGGTTGTTTTATGCTGATGAATACCGGTGAGAAAGCCGTTATCTCCAAAAACAATCTCTTAACCACTGTTGCATGGAAGATCAATGGTAAGACAGAATATGCATTGGAAGGAAGTGTGTTTATTGCCGGTGCGGTGGTGCAATGGCTGCGTGATGGACTGGGCATTATCCGCTCTTCAACCGATATTGAAAAACTTGCAGCGAAAGTAACCGATAGCGACGGTGTATATATGGTGCCGGCATTTACAGGTTTAGGTGCGCCTTACTGGAACCAACATGCAAGAGGAACCATTGTTGGTATTACAAGAGGAACAACTGCGGCACATTTTGCAAAAGCAGCATTGGATAGTATCGCTTATCAAACAGTTGATGTGTTGAAAGCCATGGAAGCCGATTCGGGCATTGAGATCAAAGAATTAAGGGTAGACGGTGGTGCTACTGTTAATAATCTGCTGATGCAGTTTCAAAGTGATCTGTTGAATACGGCGGTTGTTCGTCCCCGTATTACAGAAACAACTGCATTGGGCGCTGCATATCTTGCCGGACTCGCCACAGGTTACTGGAACAGTATTGATGAAATACAGGAGCAATGGCAGGTCGATCGAAAATTTGAGAGCAGCATGGACGAAGACAAACGGGAAAGCCTGATGAATGGCTGGAAGAAAGCGGTGAAGGCGGCACAGAGCTATTAA
- a CDS encoding DUF2157 domain-containing protein yields the protein MNTRLFEQIHTEGLLSDSSFEQIKNASNNKTISLHWDIRTLLYLGVLLLSGGLGILIYKNIDTIGHQAILVFIALICASAFFYCFKTKLPFALSKVESPNVYFDYVLLLACLTFLSFIAYLQFQYNVFGTKYGLATFLPMLVLFFSAYFFDHLGILSLAITNLAAWIGITVTPSQLLKTNDFNSSTIIYTSLFLGAFLVALAFISKMKAFKPHFEFIYANFGTHLLFISCLAAMFRFDNVYLLWFLLLIALAFFFYTRSIQNKSFYFLVATTLYTYIGMGYVVIQLIDSVGRFGLSSIYIGLLYFISSGIGLVLFLIRSNRKIKAA from the coding sequence ATGAATACCCGGCTATTCGAACAAATCCACACGGAAGGTCTTCTTTCTGACAGCTCGTTTGAACAAATAAAGAACGCTTCAAACAATAAAACGATTTCCCTGCATTGGGATATCCGCACGCTTCTATACTTGGGTGTATTGCTTTTAAGTGGCGGACTTGGTATCCTCATTTATAAAAATATTGATACCATTGGTCATCAAGCCATTTTAGTTTTCATTGCATTAATCTGTGCATCTGCCTTTTTTTATTGTTTTAAAACAAAACTCCCTTTTGCGTTATCTAAAGTAGAATCGCCCAATGTTTATTTTGATTATGTTTTGCTCCTTGCCTGTTTAACCTTTTTGAGTTTTATTGCTTACCTGCAATTTCAATACAATGTTTTTGGAACAAAATATGGACTGGCTACTTTTTTACCAATGCTCGTCTTATTCTTCTCTGCCTATTTTTTTGATCACCTTGGTATACTCAGTTTGGCTATTACCAACTTAGCCGCATGGATCGGAATAACCGTTACACCGTCACAATTACTAAAGACAAATGATTTTAACAGCAGCACCATTATTTACACAAGTTTGTTTCTTGGAGCTTTTCTTGTTGCGTTAGCTTTTATTTCAAAAATGAAAGCATTTAAACCGCATTTTGAATTTATCTATGCCAACTTTGGCACCCACCTTCTTTTTATTTCCTGCCTTGCAGCAATGTTCCGTTTCGATAATGTGTACCTGCTCTGGTTTCTGCTACTGATCGCATTGGCTTTCTTTTTCTATACAAGATCAATACAAAACAAATCATTCTATTTTTTAGTAGCTACTACCTTATATACTTATATTGGTATGGGCTACGTAGTTATTCAACTGATCGATTCGGTTGGGAGATTTGGACTGAGCTCCATCTATATTGGATTACTTTATTTTATTTCGTCAGGAATTGGTCTTGTTTTATTCCTGATCCGATCGAACCGTAAAATAAAAGCAGCATGA
- a CDS encoding DNA polymerase III subunit gamma/tau, with protein MDKFIVSARKYRPQTFNTVVGQTHITTTLKNAISHNQLAHAFLFCGPRGVGKTTCARILAKTINCESIQPNGEACDTCVSCRTFNEGTSLNIHELDAASNNSVDDIRSLIEQVRFAPQMGKYKVYIIDEVHMLSSSAFNAFLKTLEEPPSYAIFILATTEKHKILPTILSRCQIFDFKRITTNDTVDHLQEIVDKEEIKAEKPALQVIAQKSEGCMRDALSIMDKIVSFTNGELTYQNTLEHLNILDADYFFKLLEAMQQQQLADAMLLFDDINRKGFEGDMVLNAMAEFFRNLLVCKDEKVANLLEVVESFKDKYTSASKKTSASYIISALNVLNEAEINYKQARNKRLHVELALIKLTYLQQALDLTDKKKVVDKAKAVQFRALKPMEVKEQAVSTGNKVQESGTAKLIIEEPKPSYRVEQPATYTQQPTTATAVPKQTSTTGVKGGLSKLREKIAAESSKTADQQKEMDAEQLKIAWQEYILKLRTASKHSVVSNFEMMECRLRSPLDFEIVCNGNIQLGFLKQEKTALLEHIQHFFHNPGLNMHVDLIEAPEDTNPVERPLSTKEQFMKMTEKYPLVKELKDRLGLELDY; from the coding sequence ATGGATAAATTCATTGTTTCAGCACGGAAATACAGACCCCAAACCTTTAATACAGTTGTGGGGCAAACGCATATCACCACCACACTCAAAAACGCCATCAGCCACAACCAGTTGGCACATGCCTTTTTGTTTTGCGGTCCGAGAGGTGTGGGCAAAACCACCTGTGCCCGTATTCTGGCAAAGACCATCAACTGCGAAAGCATTCAACCCAACGGTGAAGCATGTGATACATGTGTGAGTTGCCGCACGTTCAACGAAGGCACATCGCTCAACATTCATGAACTCGATGCTGCCAGTAACAACTCGGTGGATGATATCCGTTCATTGATTGAGCAGGTTCGTTTTGCACCGCAGATGGGAAAATACAAAGTGTACATCATCGATGAGGTACACATGCTTAGTTCCAGTGCCTTCAATGCATTTTTGAAAACATTGGAAGAGCCGCCCTCCTATGCCATTTTTATTTTAGCAACTACGGAGAAACATAAAATTCTGCCCACCATTTTAAGCCGTTGCCAGATCTTCGATTTCAAACGCATCACCACCAACGATACCGTTGATCATTTGCAGGAGATCGTTGACAAAGAAGAGATCAAAGCTGAGAAACCGGCCCTGCAGGTAATTGCTCAAAAAAGTGAAGGTTGTATGCGTGATGCACTCAGCATCATGGATAAGATCGTAAGTTTTACCAATGGCGAATTAACGTATCAGAATACATTGGAGCATCTGAATATTTTGGATGCAGATTATTTTTTCAAGTTGTTGGAAGCTATGCAGCAACAGCAATTAGCGGATGCGATGTTGTTGTTTGATGATATTAACCGCAAAGGTTTTGAAGGTGATATGGTGTTAAATGCCATGGCTGAATTCTTCCGCAACTTATTGGTGTGTAAAGATGAAAAGGTAGCCAACTTGCTGGAAGTGGTGGAAAGCTTTAAAGACAAATACACTTCTGCTTCTAAAAAAACGTCTGCTTCTTATATCATCAGTGCATTGAATGTATTGAACGAAGCAGAGATCAATTACAAACAGGCCCGTAACAAGCGCCTGCATGTTGAGTTGGCATTGATCAAACTCACCTACCTGCAACAGGCACTCGATCTCACTGATAAAAAAAAAGTAGTTGATAAAGCAAAGGCTGTTCAGTTCCGTGCACTCAAGCCAATGGAAGTGAAGGAGCAGGCTGTAAGTACAGGGAACAAAGTTCAAGAATCAGGTACAGCGAAGTTGATCATCGAAGAACCCAAACCGAGCTACAGGGTTGAACAGCCGGCAACCTATACACAACAACCAACTACAGCAACAGCTGTTCCTAAACAAACGTCCACTACAGGTGTAAAAGGCGGATTGTCCAAACTCAGGGAAAAAATTGCAGCCGAGAGCAGCAAGACAGCCGACCAGCAAAAAGAAATGGATGCGGAGCAACTCAAAATTGCCTGGCAGGAATACATTCTCAAACTTCGCACGGCCAGCAAACATTCAGTGGTTTCCAATTTCGAAATGATGGAATGTCGCTTAAGATCGCCCCTTGATTTTGAAATTGTTTGCAACGGGAATATTCAGCTCGGTTTTCTGAAACAGGAAAAAACCGCTTTGCTCGAGCATATCCAGCATTTTTTCCATAACCCCGGCCTCAATATGCATGTTGATCTTATTGAAGCACCGGAAGATACAAATCCCGTCGAACGGCCTTTATCTACCAAAGAACAATTCATGAAAATGACGGAGAAATATCCGTTGGTAAAGGAATTGAAAGACCGCTTAGGGTTGGAACTGGATTATTGA
- a CDS encoding META domain-containing protein, translating into MRYFLLSAILVVFIVSCKRESSGNNGQRTDLTGTWMLTEVKDKSTGSTISYPAGTQERIQITLREDGSFGGKTRVNLFEGGTYTVPATGRILFGSLGMMTKVAEDQLGTAFFTVLGACHLQSISPCAPSTYTINGNMMVIVSPLRYDITFVKL; encoded by the coding sequence ATGCGTTATTTTTTACTATCAGCAATATTGGTCGTGTTTATTGTGTCGTGCAAAAGAGAATCAAGCGGAAACAATGGACAAAGAACAGACCTTACAGGTACCTGGATGTTAACGGAGGTAAAAGATAAAAGTACCGGATCAACTATCAGCTATCCGGCAGGAACACAGGAGCGCATTCAAATTACGTTACGGGAAGATGGGTCGTTCGGTGGCAAAACAAGAGTGAATTTATTTGAAGGTGGAACTTACACGGTGCCGGCTACCGGCCGCATACTTTTTGGTTCATTGGGGATGATGACAAAAGTGGCAGAAGATCAATTAGGTACAGCATTTTTTACTGTATTGGGAGCCTGTCATCTTCAATCAATTTCGCCGTGTGCTCCTTCTACGTACACAATCAACGGGAACATGATGGTCATTGTCAGCCCCCTCCGTTATGATATAACATTTGTGAAGTTGTGA
- a CDS encoding 2-oxo acid dehydrogenase subunit E2 → MAEVIRMPLLSDTMTEGKIVKWNKQVGDKVKSDDVLADVETDKATMEVVGYADGTLLYIGVPEGKAAQINEIIAIVGKEGEDYKSLITGGTAAPAPAAAATETTAPAPATTPSAPAAAGVDADALASQLGVTVIRMPLLSDTMTEGKIVAWNKKVGDTVKADESLADVETDKATMEVVPYVDGTVLYTGVEAGSAAKINEVIAVIGKAGTDVAALVNAFKNPGAPAQPQAAGTAAPAAAPATATSIAPATSSSENGRVKASPLAKKIAADKGIDLHAVQGSGDGGRIIKADIDNYKPAAAIASAPAAKAATPSAPVIAFTPGAGEGFVDTPNGSMRKTIARRLGESMFTAPHFYLKMELNMDNAMAARAQMNAISPVKISFQDMMIKACAMALRKHPAVNSSWMGEFIRTYNHIHIGSAVAVDQGLIVPVFKFADQKSLSQIAAEANGLYDKARTGKLQPQEFTGNTFTISNLGMMDIEDFTAIINPPDSCILAVGRIKEIVIKKADGSFGTTNVMKVTLSCDHRSVDGAVGASFLQTLKKYIENPVTMLV, encoded by the coding sequence ATGGCTGAAGTGATTCGTATGCCCCTGTTAAGTGATACCATGACCGAGGGAAAAATAGTGAAATGGAACAAGCAGGTGGGCGATAAAGTTAAAAGCGACGATGTGCTTGCTGATGTGGAAACAGATAAAGCAACCATGGAAGTGGTAGGCTATGCCGACGGTACATTACTCTATATTGGCGTGCCTGAAGGAAAGGCTGCACAAATCAATGAAATCATTGCAATTGTAGGAAAGGAAGGCGAAGATTATAAAAGCCTGATAACAGGTGGAACTGCTGCACCGGCACCTGCCGCTGCGGCAACTGAAACTACAGCCCCCGCTCCCGCAACTACTCCATCTGCTCCTGCAGCTGCCGGTGTTGATGCTGATGCACTTGCTTCACAATTGGGTGTAACGGTTATCCGCATGCCACTGCTCAGCGATACCATGACGGAAGGGAAAATTGTTGCCTGGAATAAAAAGGTTGGCGATACGGTAAAAGCAGATGAAAGTCTTGCTGATGTTGAAACCGATAAAGCCACCATGGAAGTAGTTCCTTATGTTGACGGCACTGTTTTATACACAGGCGTTGAGGCAGGTTCGGCTGCCAAAATAAACGAAGTGATTGCCGTAATTGGAAAAGCAGGTACTGATGTGGCCGCTTTGGTAAATGCGTTTAAGAATCCGGGTGCGCCGGCTCAACCTCAAGCTGCAGGTACTGCTGCTCCGGCTGCCGCTCCTGCAACAGCTACATCAATTGCTCCGGCTACATCTTCAAGCGAAAATGGTCGTGTAAAAGCTTCACCATTAGCAAAGAAAATTGCTGCTGATAAAGGCATTGATCTCCACGCTGTACAAGGCAGTGGCGATGGTGGCCGTATCATTAAAGCAGATATTGATAATTATAAACCGGCTGCCGCTATTGCAAGTGCTCCCGCAGCCAAAGCAGCAACTCCTTCTGCTCCTGTTATTGCCTTTACACCGGGTGCTGGCGAAGGATTTGTTGATACGCCAAATGGCAGCATGCGTAAAACCATTGCACGTCGCTTGGGCGAAAGCATGTTCACAGCTCCTCACTTCTATTTGAAAATGGAGTTGAACATGGATAACGCCATGGCAGCACGTGCACAAATGAATGCCATCAGCCCGGTGAAGATCAGCTTCCAGGATATGATGATCAAAGCATGTGCAATGGCACTTCGCAAACATCCTGCAGTGAACTCTTCATGGATGGGCGAATTCATCCGCACTTACAATCATATTCATATTGGCAGTGCTGTTGCAGTTGATCAGGGATTGATTGTTCCTGTATTCAAATTTGCAGATCAAAAAAGTTTAAGCCAGATCGCTGCTGAAGCAAATGGCTTATACGATAAAGCAAGAACAGGTAAACTGCAACCGCAGGAATTTACAGGCAACACATTTACGATCTCGAATTTAGGAATGATGGATATTGAAGATTTCACTGCCATCATCAATCCTCCCGACAGTTGTATTCTTGCTGTTGGCCGAATTAAAGAGATCGTTATTAAGAAAGCGGATGGCAGCTTCGGTACAACCAATGTGATGAAAGTAACCTTGAGTTGCGATCACCGCAGTGTGGATGGTGCCGTGGGTGCAAGCTTCTTACAAACACTCAAAAAGTATATTGAGAATCCTGTTACCATGTTGGTATAA
- the map gene encoding type I methionyl aminopeptidase, producing MSITNNAELEGMQAISFAVASTLKAMRDYAKPGISTKELDEFGGKLLADMGAKSAPYLTYNFPGFTCISVNKSFAHGIPSTDIVLQEGDLVNIDVSAELNGYWSDNGGSFVVGEDLYQHQPLVDLSKRILYNALDQIKGGVRIAEIGKLIETQAKKANCKVIQNLTGHGVGKSLHEDPLEIPNYFDRFNTNRFRKNSVVAIETFIATHSTQAVELEDGWTFVGNKGGYVVQHEHTIMITDGKPVILTAANEI from the coding sequence ATGTCCATCACCAACAATGCAGAACTCGAAGGTATGCAAGCGATCAGCTTTGCTGTGGCCTCCACATTGAAAGCCATGCGTGACTATGCAAAGCCCGGCATCAGCACAAAAGAACTGGATGAGTTTGGCGGAAAGCTTTTAGCAGACATGGGCGCTAAATCCGCACCTTATCTTACCTATAACTTTCCCGGTTTCACCTGCATCAGTGTAAACAAATCATTTGCCCACGGTATTCCATCAACTGATATTGTTTTACAGGAAGGAGACCTGGTGAACATTGATGTATCTGCTGAGTTGAATGGCTATTGGTCGGATAATGGCGGTTCTTTTGTTGTAGGTGAAGATCTGTATCAACATCAACCATTGGTTGATTTGTCGAAACGTATTTTATACAATGCACTTGACCAGATCAAAGGTGGCGTACGTATAGCAGAGATCGGAAAGCTCATCGAAACACAAGCGAAGAAAGCAAACTGCAAGGTGATCCAGAATTTAACCGGTCATGGTGTTGGTAAAAGTTTGCACGAAGATCCGCTTGAAATACCCAACTACTTCGATCGCTTCAATACAAACCGTTTTCGCAAAAATTCAGTGGTTGCCATTGAAACATTCATTGCCACACATTCCACACAGGCAGTGGAGCTGGAAGATGGCTGGACTTTTGTTGGCAACAAAGGTGGTTATGTAGTGCAACACGAACATACCATCATGATCACTGATGGCAAGCCGGTTATTCTTACAGCAGCTAATGAGATTTAG
- a CDS encoding UbiA family prenyltransferase yields MIKKSTIQLLRFHFSFFLMPVYWFALTQRVNINWVNAALMFFILHVLVYPSSNGYNSYMDRDTSPIGGLANPLQPTKQLYYTSIIMDVSAVALSLFISLWFALGILVYILGSRLYSYRGVRLKQYPIVGYLTVITLQGGLVFWMVYHGSSELLKTGMPIAGMIAASLLIGGFYPLTQIYQHKQDKEDGVITISYLLGYRKTFVFCAVVYSVAMLFVGYTFFSSLMIKEFFILSIFFLPILVYFLWWAVKVWKSESFADFKHTMQMNVLASLCTNAAFITILIMNQFE; encoded by the coding sequence ATGATCAAGAAAAGTACAATACAACTCCTGCGTTTTCATTTTTCCTTTTTTTTGATGCCGGTATACTGGTTTGCTTTAACACAACGTGTAAACATCAACTGGGTAAACGCAGCACTGATGTTTTTTATTCTTCATGTGCTTGTGTATCCATCGAGCAATGGCTATAACAGTTACATGGATAGAGATACTTCTCCTATTGGAGGCTTGGCTAATCCGTTGCAACCAACAAAGCAATTATACTATACGTCCATAATAATGGATGTTTCAGCTGTTGCATTGAGTTTATTCATCAGTTTATGGTTTGCATTGGGAATTCTTGTTTACATCCTTGGCTCAAGGTTATACAGTTATCGTGGCGTAAGGCTTAAACAATATCCAATCGTCGGCTATCTCACCGTTATAACGTTGCAGGGTGGCTTGGTTTTCTGGATGGTGTACCATGGAAGTTCAGAACTGTTAAAAACGGGCATGCCGATTGCAGGTATGATTGCAGCAAGCTTATTGATCGGTGGATTTTATCCGCTCACACAAATTTATCAGCACAAACAGGATAAAGAAGATGGGGTTATAACTATCAGTTACCTGCTGGGCTATCGCAAAACATTTGTATTCTGCGCTGTCGTTTACTCCGTTGCTATGTTATTTGTTGGATACACCTTCTTTTCATCACTCATGATCAAAGAATTTTTTATCCTCAGCATCTTTTTTCTTCCAATACTCGTTTATTTCTTATGGTGGGCAGTGAAAGTATGGAAGTCAGAAAGTTTTGCAGATTTTAAACATACGATGCAAATGAACGTTTTGGCAAGTTTATGCACCAACGCAGCATTTATTACGATTTTAATCATGAATCAATTTGAGTAA
- a CDS encoding type III polyketide synthase, whose protein sequence is MSKLISIGTAVPAFKHAQKDILQFMQEVYALDTVENRKLRFLYSQSGIDTRYSAIPDYSHQLPEWKFYPHSENLEPFPDLEHRMRWYNRYAAPLSVDAIRQCIAGKINSQQITHLITVSCTGMSAPGLDLMVMELMDLPKNIFRTSINFMGCYAAIHGLKMADMICKTDRAAKVMIVCTELCTLHFQKDASPDSIASTLLFGDGSAAALVMHDDATPKGLHLKSFYSEVVPKGKRDMAWELSSTGFLMTLSGYIPDLIKEDFAPLVERALQHAGLQQQEISNWCIHPGGKRIVDTIHKSLQLPEGKLQACYDVLRDYGNMSSPTILFVLKELMQRSSSDESIFGAAFGPGLTMETFVASTHA, encoded by the coding sequence TTGAGTAAACTCATTTCCATTGGCACAGCCGTTCCGGCATTTAAACATGCGCAGAAAGATATTCTGCAGTTCATGCAGGAAGTGTATGCACTGGACACAGTTGAAAACAGAAAGTTGAGATTTCTCTATAGCCAAAGCGGCATTGATACACGCTATTCAGCCATTCCCGATTACAGTCATCAATTACCTGAATGGAAATTTTATCCGCACAGCGAAAATCTTGAACCCTTTCCAGATCTTGAACATCGCATGCGTTGGTACAACCGTTATGCGGCACCGTTATCTGTTGACGCCATCAGGCAATGTATTGCGGGAAAGATCAACAGTCAGCAGATCACACATCTCATCACCGTTAGTTGCACAGGCATGAGTGCGCCGGGTCTTGACCTGATGGTGATGGAGTTAATGGATCTTCCAAAAAATATCTTTCGTACGTCCATCAACTTTATGGGTTGTTATGCAGCTATTCACGGTTTAAAAATGGCGGATATGATTTGCAAAACTGATCGTGCTGCCAAAGTGATGATCGTTTGTACTGAGTTGTGCACATTACATTTTCAAAAAGATGCGAGTCCGGACAGTATTGCTTCTACTCTTTTGTTTGGCGATGGAAGTGCAGCAGCATTGGTAATGCATGATGATGCGACTCCAAAAGGATTACACCTGAAAAGTTTTTACAGCGAAGTTGTTCCGAAAGGAAAACGGGATATGGCATGGGAGCTTTCGTCCACAGGTTTTTTAATGACGCTGAGTGGATATATTCCTGATCTGATCAAAGAAGATTTTGCGCCGCTGGTTGAACGTGCATTGCAGCATGCAGGTTTGCAGCAGCAAGAGATCAGCAACTGGTGTATTCATCCAGGCGGCAAACGTATTGTAGATACCATTCACAAATCGCTGCAATTACCGGAAGGTAAACTGCAGGCTTGTTATGATGTGTTGCGTGATTATGGCAACATGTCCTCTCCTACTATTTTATTTGTGTTAAAAGAACTGATGCAACGCAGCAGTTCTGATGAATCCATTTTTGGTGCCGCCTTTGGACCCGGTTTAACAATGGAAACTTTTGTAGCTTCAACACATGCCTGA
- a CDS encoding methyltransferase domain-containing protein: protein MPDLSKRSYQKELLDRDDIPFEDIKQNMQELDVINTWLGGHQISIKGLQQLMNKASHTKTLHICEIGCGGGDNLRAIQHYCKEKSINVNLIGVDINPHCIAYARSRKENDGIEFICSDYASVAFAQKPGIIFSSLFCHHFTKEELQQQFVWMKNHSTLGFFVNDLHRHLLAYHSIKLLTTLFSKSYLVKNDAPLSVARGFKKDELIEILQQSSIIHYQLKWMWAFRWLLIYKHD, encoded by the coding sequence ATGCCTGATCTTTCCAAACGATCATACCAAAAAGAACTACTCGACCGTGATGATATTCCGTTTGAAGACATCAAACAGAATATGCAGGAACTTGATGTGATCAATACATGGTTGGGTGGGCATCAAATTTCGATTAAGGGATTGCAGCAATTAATGAATAAGGCGAGTCACACGAAAACACTGCACATCTGTGAAATTGGTTGTGGTGGAGGCGATAATCTAAGAGCAATTCAACACTACTGCAAAGAGAAAAGTATTAATGTTAACCTGATTGGCGTTGATATCAACCCGCATTGCATTGCTTATGCCAGATCAAGAAAAGAGAATGACGGAATTGAATTTATCTGTTCCGATTATGCATCGGTAGCGTTCGCACAAAAACCAGGTATTATTTTCTCTTCCTTGTTCTGCCATCACTTTACTAAAGAAGAATTACAACAGCAATTTGTGTGGATGAAAAATCATTCCACGCTTGGTTTTTTTGTAAACGACTTGCACCGTCATTTGCTTGCTTATCATTCCATCAAATTGTTAACGACTCTCTTTTCAAAATCATATCTTGTAAAAAACGATGCACCTTTAAGTGTTGCACGTGGTTTTAAAAAAGATGAGCTAATCGAAATACTACAACAATCATCCATCATCCATTATCAATTAAAGTGGATGTGGGCTTTTCGTTGGTTATTGATTTATAAACATGACTGA